A single Dermacentor albipictus isolate Rhodes 1998 colony chromosome 3, USDA_Dalb.pri_finalv2, whole genome shotgun sequence DNA region contains:
- the LOC135905181 gene encoding uncharacterized protein produces the protein MAESGPAPDAEPSMEEGAAGSECGLPQPDDVLDFALFVSPVCPELGPAELLVDAVRCADIQLDSVTWHTIAPSRCRHTVNHLRAWNELLWEIRVELLESSPGILALCSNPPTTWCKNDGDVVPDKSDMGFRAQRYRSAVLLFHWLLLNNYCVRTVELDACLLRHHHVLFFDTLEQAPWLQRLSLGSYKLDDASTIGLTQVLPRLVRLRELELYDLSMWGQVNECCAFERATRSLLKKTASLKRLRLTRILFTLINATRFVKGLEKNSTLEGLHIDWNIIEQHGSRFADYLAGNVTLRELTIEDWSYSLPNMGTVFKALETNRNIIRIVGDGIYMNMEDIRALSNALLVNDVVESIDLTKCRWCTEHQQGAKVAESMLEHGATCHPFANFLTHNKSLHFLGLPEDMLTSEWAQCFLEALGRSHPCLRVDAGYVNQDRLCDLLPLAKSNGCLGKFTFRTTIDNVISVITLDEVQCLKGVICPGPSEAGLGRANSSKPRNPVRAICPRNSKRRSSGHSRHVTDTPPLLITDMRRATDALEEMISLLVMSKNLTSLHINFFRDVSEDATQLLADFLNHTRTLTDLAIVLDCKPDAARIIFDGLNHNRSLSTLSVQTSHSQCFKDLPDKLAFLILCSGHMTRLEFPLLGPSQTTQVYWKLPRRVMEAVPLVVSPTDGLAVCQQQIKLIFNKVRTDAMLEREATTFVMGTSRTMAAAEAFQRLGGSPELLARVRETGLLRGEHAQAKIKAARERLALDFFVLTGVVREHVVCLKSATGATQIDQVLNARVLINIVRHLMVSDVVR, from the exons GTTACCACAGCCGGACGACGTCCTGGACTTTGCACTGTTCGTGTCGCCAGTGTGTCCCGAACTCGGACCAGCAGAACTGCTCGTCGACGCCGTCAGGTGCGCCGACATTCAGCTGGACAGCGTCACCTGGCATACGATAGCGCCCTCTCGTTGCCGCCATACTGTTAACCACCTGCGAGCGTGGAATGAACTTCTCTGGGAGATACGCGTAGAGCTCCTGGAGTCTAGTCCAGGGATACTCGCACTTTGTTCGAATCCACCCACCACGTGGTGCAAGAATGACGGTGACGTCGTCCCGGACAAAAGCGACATGGGCTTCCGCGCTCAGCGCTACAGGAGTGCCGTGCTTCTCTTCCATTGGCTCCTGCTGAACAACTACTGCGTGAGAACCGTGGAGCTTGACGCCTGCCTCCTGCGTCACCACCACGTGCTGTTTTTCGACACCCTAGAACAGGCACCGTGGTTGCAGCGGCTGAGCTTGGGTTCTTACAAACTCGACGATGCGTCTACTATAGGACTGACGCAAGTCCTCCCTAGACTGGTGCGACTTCGGGAACTCGAGTTGTACGATCTGTCCATGTGGGGACAGGTCAACGAATGCTGTGCCTTTGAGCGTGCCACGCGCTCTCTGCTTAAAAAGACGGCATCGCTAAAGCGCCTACGCCTGACGAGGATCCTTTTCACATTAATTAACGCCACGCGTTTCGTGAAAGGGCTCGAGAAGAACTCGACTCTTGAGGGTTTGCACATAGATTGGAATATTATCGAGCAACATGGCTCGCGTTTTGCCGATTACCTCGCTGGGAACGTCACTCTTCGAGAGCTCACGATAGAGGACTGGAGCTACTCGTTGCCTAATATGGGCACCGTGTTCAAAGCGTTGGAAACAAACCGAAACATAATCCGAATTGTCGGTGATGGTATCTACATGAACATGGAAGACATTCGGGCTTTGAGCAATGCACTCTTGGTCAACGACGTTGTCGAGAGCATTGACCTCACCAAGTGCCGCTGGTGCACCGAACACCAACAAGGGGCCAAAGTCGCCGAAAGCATGTTAGAGCATGGTGCGACCTGTCACCCGTTCGCGAATTTTCTAACTCATAACAAGTCTCTCCATTTCCTGGGACTTCCTGAAGATATGTTGACCAGTGAGTGGGCACAATGTTTCTTAGAGGCCCTTGGTCGCTCCCACCCATGCTTGAGGGTCGACGCTGGTTACGTGAACCAAGACAGACTATGTGACCTACTCCCTCTTGCCAAGTCAAACGGATGCCTTGGCAAGTTTACCTTCCGAACAACCATCGACAACGTGATATCCGTGATCACACTCGATGAGGTACAATGCCTGAAAGGGGTAATCTGTCCCGGACCTTCGGAAGCAGGACTTGGGCGTGCGAACTCCTCAAAGCCGAGGAATCCTGTTCGAGCTATATGCCCGCGCAACAGCAAGAGGCGCAGCAGTGGGCACAGCAGGCATGTCACGGATACCCCTCCGCTCCTAATCACGGACATGCGAAGAGCCACGGACGCACTGGAGGAGATGATAAGTCTGCTTGTAATGTCGAAGAATCTTACGAGTCTGCACATCAATTTCTTCCGAGACGTAAGTGAAGATGCGACGCAGCTCCTGGCGGATTTTCTGAAccacacaaggacgctgactgacTTGGCCATTGTACTCGACTGCAAACCCGATGCTGCGCGTATTATATTCGACGGCCTCAACCATAACAGAAGCCTGTCCACACTATCGGTGCAGACGTCACACTCGCAGTGTTTCAAGGACCTTCCCGACAAATTGGCATTTCTGATATTGTGCAGCGGCCACATGACGCGGCTAGAGTTTCCTCTCCTGGGCCCCTCGCAAACGACACAG GTGTACTGGAAGCTGCCGCGACGCGTAATGGAGGCTGTGCCGCTAGTGGTGTCGCCCACTGACGGGCTGGCCGTGTGCCAGCAGCAGATCAAGCTCATCTTCAACAAGGTTCGCACGGACGCCATGCTCGAGCGCGAGGCGACTACTTTCGTCATGGGAACGAGCAGGACAATGGCGGCCGCCGAGGCATTCCAACGGCTCGGGGGAAGCCCGGAACTGCTCGCGAGAGTGCGCGAAACGGGACTATTAAGAGGAGAGCACGCTCAAGCCAAAATCAAAGCCGCTCGGGAGCGGCTTGCGTTGGACTTTTTTGTTCTCACAGGAGTCGTGCGGGAGCATGTGGTGTGTCTAAAAAGTGCGACTGGAGCAACTCAAATTGATCAGGTGTTGAATGCCCGTGTGCTAATAAACATCGTCAGGCACCTTATGGTGTCGGACGTGGTGAGGTGA